The DNA sequence GATCTTGCAAAATCGAACAATTCCTGTTCTGATTTTCCCGTGATATCAAATCCGGTAAAATGTTGAATTGATTCCGTCATCGAAACTCTCGGATATGGCGCTTTCCAGTTAATGGTTTGTTCACCGAAAGTTGAATCCGTAGATCCGTTCACTTGAATTGCAGAAAATTCCAACAATTTCTCAGTGAAATCCATCATCCAGTTATAATCTTTGTAGGCAACGTAAATTTCCATCGCCGTAAATTCTGGGTTATGAGTTCGGTCCATTCCTTCATTTCTAAAGTTTTTCGAGAATTCATAAACACCGTCAAATCCACCTACGATCAATCGTTTTAGATATAATTCGTTGGCAATTCTTAAATATAATGGAATGTCTAAAGCGTTGTGATGCGTGATAAAAGGTTTTGCTGCGGCACCACCTGGAATCGCCTGTAAAATGGGAGTTTCAACTTCAAAATAACCTGCAGTATTAAAGTAGGTTCTCATCGCATTGAACAGTTTTGTTCTTTTAATGAAGACTTCTTTTACTTGCGGATTTACGATTAAATCTACATAACGTTGTCTATATCGAAGTTCCGGATCATTGAAAGCATCAAAAGTATTTCCGTCAGCATCAACTTTCGGTAACGGAAGCGGACGTAAAGATTTAGTTAGAATTTTGAAACTTTCCACTTTGACGGTCATTTCACCAACTTGAGTGTTAAATAATGTTCCTTCAATTCCGATGATATCACCGATGTCTAAAAGGTGTTTGTACACTTCATTATAAAGGGTTTTATCTTCACCAATACAGATTTCATCACGGTTAAAATAAACCTGAATTTTACCCTCAGAATCCTGAAGTTCAGCAAAACTTGCTTTCCCTTGAATTCTACGGCTCATCAAACGACCTGCAATAGTTACTTTTTTACCTTCAGTAAAATTCTCCTTTATTGTTTTAGACGTTTCTGTAATTTTATATTCTTCGGCCGGAAAAGCATTAATACCCATTTTTTCTAGGGTTTGTAACTTTTCTCTTCTAATGATTTCCTGTTCTGATAACTGCATTTTTCTTGCTATTTTAAGAGTGCAAATTTAGTAAATTTTTAGGGAAGAAAAGAACGTAGAAATTCTCGTTAAATTTAAATGTTTTGCAGTAGTTTTTCATTTTTAAAGTCATTTTGTTTTTAAATATTTTAATGGAAATAAACATGATATTTATTTGGATTGATTCCAAATCTTCAATATATTATCTTCCGTGGGCAATTTTCCTTAAATTTGTAATGTGAAAAAATGGTTGGTTTATTTTATGATTGTTACTTATCTCGCTTCTTTTTGTGAGATGAGACAAGTTGCGAAATTACCGAATCTCATTGAGCACTACATTTCTCATAAAATTGAGAATCCTGATATTTCTGTTTTTGCATTTTTAAAAATGCATTACCTCGACGAGCAAAAAATAGATAAAGATTATGATCAGGATATGAAATTGCCTTTCAAAACTCATGATTTATCCAGCATTTCAATCGTTTTAAATATTCCACCAGAAAAAACAACTTTTACTTTGCAACATCAATCTATATATGTTGATGTTTCTTCAAGTTTTTCTTATTCGGAAAAATTCTATCCTTCTGTATTTCAAAAAATCTGGGAACCTCCTAAAATTTAATTTAAAATTTTCCCGTGTAAAATCAGGTCGAATCTTTCGATTCTAACTGGTTTTATCCTAGACTAAATTTAAATTTTAGATTCAAAAAAATGGACGAATTACATTTGCATTTGGTGGTCAACCATTTGCCAATTATATTTCCTATCGTAGGAATTATAATACTCCTCATCGGAATTTTCAGTAAATCCGAAGTTACCAAACGAAACGCCTACTTCATTTTTATTCTCGGAGCCTTTACTTCAATGGCCGCAATGGGAACAGGTGAAGGTGCTGAAAATTCTGCAACAAAAATTGCAGGTCTTTCTGAAAATCTGATAAAAAAACATGAAGAAGTCTCTGAAATATTTGCAGCCTTAACTTACGTTTTGGGAGCAATCTCTATGGTTGCTCTCATTGCCAGTTTCAGAAATTCAGTCATATCGAAATATGCGCCGTTTGTGGTCGGAATTCTCGCAATTGTTTGTCTCTTCTTTGCTCAAAAAGTGGGAACAACCGGTGGTGAAATTAAACACAACGAGATCAGAACTGGCCAAGACTTCGACTATCGAAATTTTGAAGGCAATGGTCCGGCTTCCAAAAGTGATAAACATGATGATTAATAATGTTATCAGAGTTTATCTGGTAACTTCTTAAAGAAATAATATGCTTAATAAAATTATAGAATTTTCTATAAAAAATAAACTGATCATCATTTTGATGACGCTTGGTTTAATTATTTATGGACTGTTCGAACTCAGAAATCTACCGATCGATGCAGTTCCTGATATCACAGATAATCAGGTTCAGATCATCACCGTTTCACCAAGTTTGGGTGCGCCGGATGTCGAACGGTTTATTACCTTTCCTTTAGAACAGATCAATTATAATATTCAGGGAATCAAAGAAATGCGAAGTTTTTCGCGCTTTGGTTTATCTGTAATTACCATTGTGTTTAAAGACGATATCGATTTAATGGTCGCTCGTCAACAAGTTGCGGAGCGGCTTCAACAAGTTTCAAAAGATATTCCCACCAATTTAGGAGTTCCGCAAATGGCACCAATTTCTACAGGTTTAGGGGAAATTTATCAATATGTGGTTCGTCCGAAAAAAGGGTACGAACACCGATACAATCCCATGGAATTACGAACGATTCAAGATTGGATTGTCCGCCGACAATTGCTCGGAACGCCTGGAGTCGCTGATGTCGCCAGTTTTGGTGGCTATTTAAAACAATATGAAGTTGCCGTAAATCCCGCTATTTTAAAATCAATGGGCGTTACCATCACCGAAGTTTTTGATGCTTTGCAAAAGAACAATCAAAATACCGGTGGTGCTTATATTGAAAAAGGACCCAGCGTTTTGTTTATCAGAACGGAAGGTTTGATGAATCAAATTCCGGACATTGAAAACACAGTGGTTAAAAATTTGGCTGATGGAACTCCAATTCTCATTAAAAATATTGGTAAAGTTCAATACGGAAAAGCCATCCGTTATGGTGCAATGACTTACAACGGCGAAGGCGAAGTTGCCGGTGCCGTCGTGATGATGATGAAAGGAGCAAACTCCAATGAAGTCATCAAAGATGTTAAAGATAGAATCGCTGAAATTCAAAAAACACTTCCGGAAGGAGTGAAAATAGATGCGTTTCTGGACCGAACAAAAATGGTGAATAATGCCATCAGTACGGTAAGTAAAAACTTATTGGAAGGTGCTTTAATTGTAATCTTCGTCTTGGTTTTATTTCTTGGAAATTTCCGTGCGGGACTTTTGGTTGCATCCGTCATTCCTTTGGCAATGCTTTTCGCCATTATCATGATGAATATTTTCGGTGTTTCTGGAAACTTAATGAGTTTAGGCGCGTTGGATTTTGGTTTGATTGTCGATGGAGCCGTGATTATTGTCGAAGCAATTCTGCATCGGTTTAAACATTTAACAAAGTTTCAGGACAAGAAAATTTCCCAGGAATTTATGGATCGCGAAGTTTATACTTCCTCCAGTACCATGATGAATTCAGCGGTTTTCGGTCAAATTATTATCCTGATTGTATACCTGCCAATTTTAACGTTACAAGGAATTGAAGGAAAAATGTTTAAGCCAATGGCACAAACTGTAATCTTCGCTTTACTCGGTGCCTTTATCCTTTCGCTGACGTACATTCCAATGATGAGTTCTTTGTTTTTATCTAAAAAAATAAATCTAAAGAAAAACTTTTCAGATAAAATGATGGCAAAGTTTGAAGCCTTTTACCATCGAACTTTAAATTTCGTTTTAAAGATTCCGAACTTGGTTTTCTTCAGCGTTGTCGGATTATTTTTAATCTCTTTGTTTGTGATGTCAAGATTGGGTGGAGAATTTATTCCCTCGCTGCCCGAAGGAGATTTTGCTGTCGATACCCGAGTTTTACCCGGAAGTAATTTGAAAACCTCTACTGATGCGGTTCAGAAATCTTCAAAAATTTTAATGAAGAAATTCCCGGAAATCGAAAAAATTGTCGGAAAAACCGGAAGCAGTGAAATCCCAACCGATCCAATGCCGATCGATGCAAGTGACATGATGATCATTCTGAAACCTCGCAAAGAATGGACTTCTGCTAAAACTTATAATGAGTTATCGGAAAAGATGTCCGCTGAATTAAAGAAAAATCTCGTCGGCGTTACCTATTCTTTCCAATATCCAGTTGCCATGCGTTTTAACGAATTAATGACAGGAGCAAGACAAGACGTTGTTTGTAAAATTTACGGTGAAGATCTGGATACTTTAAAAGTGTATGCTGAAAAGTTAGGTGAGATTTCTAAGAAAATTGATGGCGCTCAAAATATTTACGTAGAACCAATTTCAGGAATGCCACAAATCGTGATTTCTTACAAAAGAGAAGCGCTTTCGCAGTTCGGTTTAAATGTCGAAGATGTCAATAATATTGTCAACACTGCATTTGCCGGACAATCTACAGGTTCTGTTTTCGAAGGCGAAAAGAAATTCGATCTCGTCGTTCGTTTAGATGGTGAGCAAAGAAAGAATGTTGAGGACGTCAACAATCTGTTAATTTCTACACCTTTAGGAACTGAAATTCCGTTAAGCACCGTTGCAAGTGTTGAACTCAAAGAAAGCGTCAATCAAATTCAACGTGAAAACGCACAACGCAGAATCATCGTTGGGTTCAATGTCAGAAACCGCGATATTCAGTCGACCGTAGAAGATTTACAGAAAGTCGTCGAAAAATATTTCAAACTTCCACCCGGATATTCCATTTCTTACGGCGGAACATTTGAAAACCTTCAACACGCGAAATCCCGTTTAATGATCGCAGTTCCCATCAGTTTATTGCTGATTTTATTGATGCTCTATTTCGCCTTTAATTCCGTGAAATATGGCTTGCTCATTTTCTCCGCAATTCCACTTTCAATGATTGGCGGAATTATGTCGCTCTGGATTCGCGGAATGAATTTCAGTATTTCCGCCGGTGTCGGTTTCATCGCACTTTTCGGAGTTGCCGTATTAAATGGAATCGTATTAATCGCCGAATTTAACCGTCAGAAATTGCATCATTCCGATTTAAAAGACGTCGTAAAAATCGGTGGAAGAACCAGATTACGTCCGGTTTTAATGACCGCTTTAGTCGCCTCACTCGGCTTTTTACCAATGGCTTTAAGTCAAGGCGAAGGCGCAGAAGTTCAAAGACCTTTAGCAACAGTCGTCATCGGCGGATTGCTCTTGGCCACGTTCCTCACGCTCTATTTGTTGCCCCTAATTTACATTTGGTTCGAAGAACATTTCCCAGACCGACGTAAAAAAATTGTAGAAATAAGTGCCGAAGAAGATGGTTACGATGAGTAAAATAATGATTTGGGCAGACATTTCCGCCTGAGTTTATCCTGAGCTTGTCGAAGGGCTCCCGCTTTTTTTTATTGGTGGCTTCGACAAGCTCAGCCACCAATAAAAAAGAGCTCCGCTCAAGTCGGGCTGCAGATTTTAGATAAAATAAAAAGTCAGATAAAAATAAAGGTTTACGCACTTTTTGCAAACTTTTGACTGACTTAAAAAAAATAAAACTTTTGCCTCTTTTGCGGTAAAAAAATCATTTAAAGAATTTAAAAATGAAACAAATTATAAAAATAATTATAACATTTTCAGTAGTGATAGCAATTCAACTGAAAGCACAAACGCCGATTTCACTCGAATCGGCTTACGAAAAAGCCTTTAAAAATAATCTCAATTTAAAAAACGGACAACTTCGAATTGATTACCAAGACAAGATCAAAAAATCTTCTGCCGTAATCGATCCGCTGAACGTTTCCGGAGAAATCGGTCAATTCGTTTCCGCTTATACGGATACTAAATTTTCAGTCAATCAAACTTTCAGATTACCTGGTTTTTACAACAGTCAGAAACAGGTTTTAATGGAAGAATGGAAAAACTCCATGCTGAATTTAGATCTTCAAAAATGGCAATTGAAACGCGAGATCGCTTTGATTTACAATGAACTCAATTATCAGACGGAAAAAGAAAAATTGCTATTGAGAGCCGATTCCATTTATACCAATTATTACAAACGCGCTGAACTCAGATTGAAAAAAGGAGAAAGTAATATTCTGGAAAAAACCACGGCAGAAAATTACAGAAGTCAGGCTGAAATTCAGTTGGCAAATCTGAAGAAAGACCGTGAAGTTTCCCTTTATCAGTTCAATTATCTGATCAATGATGAAACAATGTATTCAAACGAAAATTCAAATTTCTATGAAATGAATGGTCCGACTCAAGATCTGAATTATGCTGGAAATCCCATAGTTTTAAAGCAACTGGAACAGCAGAAAGCGATAGAACTGGCCAAATTAAATGCAGAAAAATCCAAACTTTTGCCGACCTTTAATATTGGGTATAATAATTCCAGCATGTACGGAACTGGCGCAGATGACAAGTTTTATGAAAGATCAGCTCGTTTTCATTCCGGAATGATTGGCGTTGGAATTCCACTTTTTAATGGAGCGCAGAAATCATTGATTGAAGGACAGAAAATCAACCAACTCATCGCGGAAAACAATTATGAACTCGGTTCCAGAAATTTAAAAAATCAATACGCAACACTTTTCGGTGAATATGAAAAACTAAAAAGTGAAACAGATTATTACAAATCCAAAGGTTTAAAAAATGCAGAAACGATTATGAAAACCGCAAACCGATTGTATTATGAAGGTGAAATCAATTATCTGGAATGGTCCATTTTGATCAACCAAAGTTTAGATATTCAAAACAAACTCATCGACACCCAAAAATTGCTGAATGAGAAAACAATTCAGTTAAATAATTTAACGCAACAATAATTTAAAATAAACAAAATGAAAACATATACCGTCCTTCACCGCGTCCTTCACTGGATTTTTGCACTGGGAATCCTGGTTTTATTTACCACCGGATTTCTCCGAATTGTGTGGATGAGCAAAGCCGTAATTTCTGCAGCCGTTAATAAAAATGCACAAATTCAAAGTTTAAATCTGGATAAACAAAGTCTTCGAACCATCGTTCATTCCATTCAGGATCCTATGTTTCAATGGCATGTTTACGCTGCTTACGTCATTACTTTTGCCTTTATCGCCAGAATTATTTATATGATTGTAAAGGGAATTAGATTTCCGAATCCTTTTCTAAAAACAACGTCTGCTAAAGAGAAATTTCAAGGTTTTATCTACGTCGGATTTTACGTGTTAATAGCCGTTCAAATAATTACGGGAAGTGTTCTAAAATTTGAGATCGGCTCAGAATCTTTTGCTGATTTAGCAGAAACGACGCATAAACTCGCGGTTTACTGGATGCCGATTTTCGTTATTTTACACTTCGGCGGAATTGCCATTTCTGAAAATACAAATCGAAAAGGAATCACCTCAAAAATGATCGGTGGTGAATCTTAACAACAAAATTTTTAAAATGAAAAAAGTACTTATAATATTTTTAAGCCTCATGATTTTTTCCTGCTCCAAAGAAGAAGTGGTTCCGGAAGAAATCGGCACCGTCGTTGGAGATCAGGTTTCTTTAACCGATCTGCAAATCAAAAATTCGGGCATTGAAACCAGCACTTTAAACAACCTCGATATCGCTCATAAAATTATGCTCACCGGGCAGGTTGACGTTCCACCGCAAGGAATGGCAAGTGTTTCGGCGCCAAGCGGAGGTTACGTGCGAGTTTCGAGATTTATGCCGGGAAATTATGTTTCTAAAGGACAGACTTTAGCCACTTTAGAAAATCCAGAATTGGTGCAGTTGCAGCAGGATTATCTGTTGGCAAAATCGAATTTACAATACGCCCAACAGGATTATTCGCGCCAAAAAGATTTGAATGAAAACAAAGCCAGTTCTGATAAGGTGACTCAAAAAGCCTTTAATGAAAGCCAGAATCAAAATATAATGATGAAAGGAATGGCGCAAAAATTAACCGCGATGGGAATTAATCCAGGCTCTTTAAATGCGAATAATATCCGCCGAACTTTTGCCGTAACATCTCCAATTTCCGGTTATATTTCTACGGTAAACGTGAATATCGGACAATATGTTTCGCCCATGGATAAAATGTTTGATATCGTCAATACTGGTGATTTACATTTGGCTTTAAAGGTTTTTGAAAAGGATTTAAGTAAGATTAAAGTTGGTCAGAAAGTTTTCGCTTATACCAATCAAAATCCTACCAAAAAATATGAAGCCCGCGTTTTTATTATTGGAAAAGATTTCTCCGCGGACCGAAGTGTTTTGGTACATTGTCATTTTGTTGATAACAGTTTGGCTTTACTTCCGGGAACTTTTATGAACGCCGAAATGGAAGCCGATTCTGAAGATGGAATTGTAATACCCGATGACGCCATCGTAACCTGGGAAGAAAAACAATATATTTTTGAAGAAGTTAAACCCAAAACCTACAAGATGTTTCCCGTAGAAATCGGAAATGCTGAAAATGGATTTACGGAACTTTTAAATTTTAAAGAAGAAAATAAAAGTAAAAAATTCGTAACCAAAGGCGCTTATCAATTATTAATGGCGCTGAAAAATGTAGAAGAATAAATTTTTAAAAATTTACTTGCAGATAAAAAAAACATTTATATATTTGCTCCAATGAAAACAAGAACAAACATTACTTGGTGGCATCATTCAAACTTCAAAAGGGTCTGAAGCAAATCTTGTATTCTGTTTGTAAAAACATATAAAAAGACTTTGACGTGACTCGTTAAGGTCTTTTTTTTTATCTAAATTTTAAAAAACATCATGGAATTTAATCAAACTGTTAACATAAAAACAACCATCAAATCGGTGATGAGCGATCTATTCACGCCCGTCGGAATTTATCTGCGACTTCGTGATAAATTTCGCGATACCATTTTGTTGGAAAGTGCCGGAAATCAAAATACCGATAACAACTTTTCTTTTATCGCCATCAATGCCGTTGCCGGAATTGAAATCCGAAATTTTCATGAAGCAGAAATAAAATTTCCAGTTGGTAATCCACATAAGATCGCTTTAGAAAAAGAGAAGTTGAGTGAATTATTAAATGATTTCACCAAATGTTTTGTTTGTGAAGAACCATCTAAAGAAATTGGTAAATCGGCACAAGGATTTTTTGGTTACACGAGTTACGATGCGATTCCGTTTTTTGAAAACATTCAATTTAAAGAACTTTCAGACGAAAATAAAATTCCATTATTACGATATCGTCTTTATCAGTATGTGATTGCGATTAATCATTACAACGATGAGATGTTCATCATCGAAAATAAAATCGATGGACTGAAATCAAATACGATCGAAATTGAAAACTTGATCAACCAGAAAAATGCTCCTATTTTTCCGTTCAAAATCACCGATTATGAAACTTCAAATTTGAAAGATGAAGAATATCGAGAATTGGTAGAAACCGCAAAGAAACACTGTTTCCGTGGCGATGTTTTCCAATTGGTTTTGAGCCGAAGGTTTGAGCAAAAATTTAATGGTGATGAATTCAATGTTTACCGTGCTTTGCGACATATTAATCCTTCTCCTTATTTATTTTATTTCGATTACGGAGATTTCAAATTAATGGGCTCCAGTCCAGAAAGTCAACTGATCATAAAAGACGGAAAAGCTATTATTCATCCGATTGCGGGAACTTTTAAAAGAACTGGTGAAGTTCAGAAAGATTTAGAAGCAGCAGAAGAATTGAAAAAAGATGCGAAAGAAAATGCAGAACATACGATGCTTGTCGATTTAGCGCGAAATGATTTAAGCATTTGCGGTAAAAATACGACGGTTACGAAGTTGAAAGAAGTTCAGTTTTTTTCTCACGTCATTCACTTGGTAAGCGAGGTTACCGCCGATGTTGAAGAAAATCAAAATCCTTATGAAATGATCGCTACTACTTTTCCTCAGGGAACTTTGAGTGGCGCCCCAAAATATAAAGCGATGGAATTGATCGATTCTTATGAGAAAACTTCGCGTTCCTTTTACGGCGGTTGTATCGGGTTTGTCGGTTTCGATGGAAGTTGCAATCAGGCGATTATGATCCGAACTTTTTTAAGTAAAAATAACACGCTTTATTATCAAGCCGGTGCTGGAATCGTT is a window from the Kaistella flava (ex Peng et al. 2021) genome containing:
- a CDS encoding efflux RND transporter permease subunit, whose translation is MLNKIIEFSIKNKLIIILMTLGLIIYGLFELRNLPIDAVPDITDNQVQIITVSPSLGAPDVERFITFPLEQINYNIQGIKEMRSFSRFGLSVITIVFKDDIDLMVARQQVAERLQQVSKDIPTNLGVPQMAPISTGLGEIYQYVVRPKKGYEHRYNPMELRTIQDWIVRRQLLGTPGVADVASFGGYLKQYEVAVNPAILKSMGVTITEVFDALQKNNQNTGGAYIEKGPSVLFIRTEGLMNQIPDIENTVVKNLADGTPILIKNIGKVQYGKAIRYGAMTYNGEGEVAGAVVMMMKGANSNEVIKDVKDRIAEIQKTLPEGVKIDAFLDRTKMVNNAISTVSKNLLEGALIVIFVLVLFLGNFRAGLLVASVIPLAMLFAIIMMNIFGVSGNLMSLGALDFGLIVDGAVIIVEAILHRFKHLTKFQDKKISQEFMDREVYTSSSTMMNSAVFGQIIILIVYLPILTLQGIEGKMFKPMAQTVIFALLGAFILSLTYIPMMSSLFLSKKINLKKNFSDKMMAKFEAFYHRTLNFVLKIPNLVFFSVVGLFLISLFVMSRLGGEFIPSLPEGDFAVDTRVLPGSNLKTSTDAVQKSSKILMKKFPEIEKIVGKTGSSEIPTDPMPIDASDMMIILKPRKEWTSAKTYNELSEKMSAELKKNLVGVTYSFQYPVAMRFNELMTGARQDVVCKIYGEDLDTLKVYAEKLGEISKKIDGAQNIYVEPISGMPQIVISYKREALSQFGLNVEDVNNIVNTAFAGQSTGSVFEGEKKFDLVVRLDGEQRKNVEDVNNLLISTPLGTEIPLSTVASVELKESVNQIQRENAQRRIIVGFNVRNRDIQSTVEDLQKVVEKYFKLPPGYSISYGGTFENLQHAKSRLMIAVPISLLLILLMLYFAFNSVKYGLLIFSAIPLSMIGGIMSLWIRGMNFSISAGVGFIALFGVAVLNGIVLIAEFNRQKLHHSDLKDVVKIGGRTRLRPVLMTALVASLGFLPMALSQGEGAEVQRPLATVVIGGLLLATFLTLYLLPLIYIWFEEHFPDRRKKIVEISAEEDGYDE
- the lysS gene encoding lysine--tRNA ligase produces the protein MQLSEQEIIRREKLQTLEKMGINAFPAEEYKITETSKTIKENFTEGKKVTIAGRLMSRRIQGKASFAELQDSEGKIQVYFNRDEICIGEDKTLYNEVYKHLLDIGDIIGIEGTLFNTQVGEMTVKVESFKILTKSLRPLPLPKVDADGNTFDAFNDPELRYRQRYVDLIVNPQVKEVFIKRTKLFNAMRTYFNTAGYFEVETPILQAIPGGAAAKPFITHHNALDIPLYLRIANELYLKRLIVGGFDGVYEFSKNFRNEGMDRTHNPEFTAMEIYVAYKDYNWMMDFTEKLLEFSAIQVNGSTDSTFGEQTINWKAPYPRVSMTESIQHFTGFDITGKSEQELFDFARSIGVEVDETMGKGKLIDEIFGEKCEGNYIQPTFITDYPIEMSPLTKKHRSKEGLTERFELMVCGKEIANAYSELNDPIDQRERFEAQLKLAEKGDDEAGQFIDEDFLRALEYGMPPTSGLGIGMDRLIMFLTNNPSIQEVLFFPQMKPEKATPTFELDEDEKLVLEILNSSEEPMTLGLVKVKSNLSGKKWDKATKNLTKYNLVKVEKIDDVVLMKTI
- a CDS encoding efflux RND transporter periplasmic adaptor subunit gives rise to the protein MKKVLIIFLSLMIFSCSKEEVVPEEIGTVVGDQVSLTDLQIKNSGIETSTLNNLDIAHKIMLTGQVDVPPQGMASVSAPSGGYVRVSRFMPGNYVSKGQTLATLENPELVQLQQDYLLAKSNLQYAQQDYSRQKDLNENKASSDKVTQKAFNESQNQNIMMKGMAQKLTAMGINPGSLNANNIRRTFAVTSPISGYISTVNVNIGQYVSPMDKMFDIVNTGDLHLALKVFEKDLSKIKVGQKVFAYTNQNPTKKYEARVFIIGKDFSADRSVLVHCHFVDNSLALLPGTFMNAEMEADSEDGIVIPDDAIVTWEEKQYIFEEVKPKTYKMFPVEIGNAENGFTELLNFKEENKSKKFVTKGAYQLLMALKNVEE
- a CDS encoding cytochrome b/b6 domain-containing protein is translated as MKTYTVLHRVLHWIFALGILVLFTTGFLRIVWMSKAVISAAVNKNAQIQSLNLDKQSLRTIVHSIQDPMFQWHVYAAYVITFAFIARIIYMIVKGIRFPNPFLKTTSAKEKFQGFIYVGFYVLIAVQIITGSVLKFEIGSESFADLAETTHKLAVYWMPIFVILHFGGIAISENTNRKGITSKMIGGES
- a CDS encoding anthranilate synthase component I family protein translates to MEFNQTVNIKTTIKSVMSDLFTPVGIYLRLRDKFRDTILLESAGNQNTDNNFSFIAINAVAGIEIRNFHEAEIKFPVGNPHKIALEKEKLSELLNDFTKCFVCEEPSKEIGKSAQGFFGYTSYDAIPFFENIQFKELSDENKIPLLRYRLYQYVIAINHYNDEMFIIENKIDGLKSNTIEIENLINQKNAPIFPFKITDYETSNLKDEEYRELVETAKKHCFRGDVFQLVLSRRFEQKFNGDEFNVYRALRHINPSPYLFYFDYGDFKLMGSSPESQLIIKDGKAIIHPIAGTFKRTGEVQKDLEAAEELKKDAKENAEHTMLVDLARNDLSICGKNTTVTKLKEVQFFSHVIHLVSEVTADVEENQNPYEMIATTFPQGTLSGAPKYKAMELIDSYEKTSRSFYGGCIGFVGFDGSCNQAIMIRTFLSKNNTLYYQAGAGIVAKSTAENELQEVNNKLNALKMAVKKATSI
- a CDS encoding TolC family protein; this encodes MKQIIKIIITFSVVIAIQLKAQTPISLESAYEKAFKNNLNLKNGQLRIDYQDKIKKSSAVIDPLNVSGEIGQFVSAYTDTKFSVNQTFRLPGFYNSQKQVLMEEWKNSMLNLDLQKWQLKREIALIYNELNYQTEKEKLLLRADSIYTNYYKRAELRLKKGESNILEKTTAENYRSQAEIQLANLKKDREVSLYQFNYLINDETMYSNENSNFYEMNGPTQDLNYAGNPIVLKQLEQQKAIELAKLNAEKSKLLPTFNIGYNNSSMYGTGADDKFYERSARFHSGMIGVGIPLFNGAQKSLIEGQKINQLIAENNYELGSRNLKNQYATLFGEYEKLKSETDYYKSKGLKNAETIMKTANRLYYEGEINYLEWSILINQSLDIQNKLIDTQKLLNEKTIQLNNLTQQ